One Brachyspira suanatina DNA segment encodes these proteins:
- the topA gene encoding type I DNA topoisomerase: MATTTEEKVKKTASKKTKDKKESKKKKLVIVESPAKAKTINRYLGSDYLVMSSMGHLIDLPRSRLAIDVDHGFEPEYITIRGRAKILNDLKKEAKKAEEVLLAADDDREGESIAWHIGNKIRGVNSAVPIKRIVFHEITKDALKEAIDQPRDIDIAKVNAQKARRVLDRLIGYNLSPLLWDKIKRGLSAGRVQNVALLIICNREDEIETFVPVEYWTFGVFLKHKNKEFLAELQKYKGEKPDLKTKQDVEDIMEHLKDKTYTVASIEVKDRLRNPTAPYTTSKLQQAASSALGYSASKTMQVAQSLYEGVDIAGEATGLITYMRTDSVRISPVAQEQAKEFIEKEYGSNYLPPEPPTYSVKKNAQDAHEAIRPTNVFLTPDSIKEYLKTDQYKLYKLIWERFVSSQMLPAKMKNTRAIIVAGDCEFSLSSSKIEFDGFMKVLTIDKEDKEKASKMPNLSKDDVCEFVENNPQQHFTTPPPRYTDASLVKILEESGIGRPSTYAPTIKTIISRHYVQRKGKQLVPTELGKLVNELISENFPELVNINFTADMESKLDKIEDDNIEWNNILKEFYPHFLDTLKTATENINNMKDFFNEETDFVCEKCGKKMIKRLGRYGYFIACSGFPECKNTKGISFGVCPKCGGDITLKRSKRGREFYGCSNYPKCDFVSWDKPLQEPCPKCGGLMVEKNIKNKGLFKVCIKEDCGYSEEIKEDEE, translated from the coding sequence ATGGCTACAACAACAGAGGAAAAAGTAAAAAAAACAGCAAGTAAAAAGACAAAAGATAAAAAAGAGTCTAAAAAGAAAAAACTTGTTATAGTGGAGTCTCCGGCGAAAGCTAAAACAATTAATAGATATTTAGGCTCTGATTATCTTGTAATGTCATCAATGGGGCATTTAATAGATTTGCCTAGAAGTAGACTGGCTATAGATGTAGATCATGGATTTGAACCTGAATACATTACTATAAGAGGAAGAGCCAAAATATTAAATGATTTGAAAAAAGAGGCAAAAAAAGCGGAAGAAGTATTGTTAGCTGCCGACGATGATAGAGAGGGAGAAAGTATAGCTTGGCATATAGGAAATAAAATCAGAGGCGTAAACTCTGCTGTACCTATAAAAAGAATAGTATTTCATGAGATAACAAAAGATGCTTTAAAAGAGGCTATCGATCAGCCTAGAGATATAGATATTGCAAAAGTTAATGCTCAAAAAGCAAGGAGAGTATTAGACAGACTTATAGGTTATAATTTAAGCCCTTTGCTTTGGGATAAGATTAAAAGAGGGCTTTCTGCAGGAAGAGTACAGAATGTAGCTTTACTTATAATATGTAATAGAGAAGATGAAATTGAAACTTTTGTACCTGTTGAATACTGGACTTTCGGAGTATTTTTAAAGCATAAAAATAAAGAGTTTTTAGCAGAACTTCAAAAATATAAAGGTGAAAAGCCTGATTTAAAAACTAAACAAGATGTTGAAGATATAATGGAACATCTTAAAGACAAAACTTATACTGTTGCAAGCATAGAGGTAAAAGACAGATTAAGAAACCCTACAGCTCCATATACTACAAGTAAACTTCAACAGGCGGCAAGCAGTGCATTAGGATACAGTGCTTCAAAAACTATGCAGGTAGCACAATCACTTTATGAAGGTGTTGACATTGCAGGAGAGGCAACTGGTTTAATAACTTATATGCGTACGGATAGTGTAAGGATATCCCCTGTTGCTCAAGAACAGGCTAAAGAGTTTATAGAAAAAGAATACGGAAGTAATTATTTACCTCCTGAACCTCCTACATATTCAGTAAAAAAGAATGCTCAGGATGCTCACGAAGCTATAAGACCTACTAATGTATTTTTAACTCCTGATAGCATAAAAGAATATTTGAAAACAGATCAATATAAACTGTATAAACTTATATGGGAGAGATTTGTATCATCTCAAATGCTTCCTGCAAAAATGAAAAATACAAGAGCTATAATAGTTGCAGGCGATTGTGAGTTTTCTCTTTCTTCTTCAAAAATAGAATTTGACGGATTTATGAAAGTTCTTACAATAGATAAAGAAGACAAAGAAAAAGCTTCAAAAATGCCTAATTTATCAAAAGACGATGTATGTGAATTTGTTGAAAATAATCCTCAGCAGCATTTCACAACACCTCCTCCAAGATATACAGATGCTTCATTAGTAAAAATATTAGAAGAATCAGGAATAGGAAGACCTTCTACTTATGCTCCAACTATTAAAACAATTATATCAAGGCATTATGTACAGAGAAAAGGAAAACAATTAGTACCTACAGAATTAGGAAAACTTGTTAATGAGCTTATAAGCGAAAATTTCCCTGAACTTGTAAATATTAACTTTACTGCTGACATGGAAAGTAAACTTGATAAAATAGAAGACGATAATATAGAATGGAATAATATATTAAAAGAATTCTATCCTCATTTTTTGGATACATTGAAAACAGCTACTGAAAATATCAATAATATGAAAGATTTTTTCAATGAAGAAACTGATTTTGTATGTGAAAAATGCGGTAAGAAGATGATTAAGCGTTTGGGAAGATATGGATATTTCATAGCTTGTTCCGGATTCCCTGAATGTAAAAACACTAAAGGAATATCTTTTGGCGTTTGTCCTAAATGCGGAGGCGATATAACATTAAAACGTTCAAAAAGAGGAAGAGAATTCTATGGTTGTTCTAATTATCCTAAATGCGATTTTGTAAGTTGGGATAAACCTCTTCAAGAACCTTGTCCTAAATGCGGAGGACTTATGGTTGAGAAGAATATTAAAAACAAAGGATTGTTTAAAGTTTGTATCAAGGAAGATTGTGGTTATTCGGAGGAAATCAAAGAGGACGAAGAATAA
- the dprA gene encoding DNA-processing protein DprA, giving the protein MNKNNDVKTYLIALNQIDKVGDKRISELINHYESVENIFDDKEENIKELLEKKFKSQIGNFDKNEILDKANTIVEKSNNYGIGILSLFDEDYPFNLKQIDNPPYILYYKGDLKKLRRNAIAIVGTREPTNESHKYSFELASKLSSLNISVVSGMAKGVDREAHLGAISSHINTVAVLGNGIDNVYPSENLQIYNKLSEKGLIVSEFEVGRKPDRMNFPRRNRIISGLSYAVVMVEAASKSGALITVDYALNQGRDVYIAPYDEKKSCYFGNHKLYKDGAKIAYNYMDILEDFDSIFSNDDDYVKMKLKYFEGGDIKSKSLKNDSIKSESNNSKEKKEIKKEEVKDKKEKKKNKISKQNDESIISTLQEDEALLYNIIKQNDKIHIDEVIEESKMKVQTVTSMLMQLEIKGIIKQLSGKYYTIEK; this is encoded by the coding sequence TTGAATAAAAATAATGATGTTAAAACTTATTTGATTGCCTTGAATCAAATTGATAAAGTAGGAGATAAAAGAATATCCGAACTTATAAATCATTATGAATCTGTAGAAAATATTTTTGATGATAAAGAAGAAAATATAAAAGAATTATTAGAAAAAAAATTTAAATCTCAAATAGGTAATTTTGATAAAAATGAAATATTAGATAAAGCAAATACAATAGTAGAAAAATCAAATAACTATGGTATAGGAATATTAAGTTTATTTGATGAAGATTATCCATTTAATTTAAAACAAATAGATAATCCGCCTTATATACTTTATTATAAGGGAGATTTAAAAAAGCTAAGAAGAAATGCTATAGCAATAGTAGGTACTAGAGAGCCTACAAATGAAAGCCATAAATATTCTTTTGAGCTTGCTAGTAAATTATCATCTTTGAATATATCTGTTGTATCAGGAATGGCTAAAGGAGTTGATAGAGAAGCACATCTTGGGGCAATATCATCTCATATTAATACTGTGGCTGTTTTAGGAAATGGAATTGATAATGTTTATCCTTCTGAAAATTTGCAGATATATAACAAATTATCAGAAAAAGGATTGATAGTAAGCGAATTTGAAGTGGGAAGAAAACCTGACAGAATGAATTTCCCTAGAAGAAACAGAATAATATCAGGACTTTCTTATGCAGTTGTTATGGTTGAAGCTGCAAGCAAATCCGGTGCTTTAATTACTGTTGATTATGCTCTTAATCAAGGAAGAGATGTTTATATTGCACCTTATGATGAAAAGAAAAGCTGTTATTTTGGAAATCATAAACTATATAAAGACGGTGCTAAAATAGCATATAATTATATGGATATACTTGAAGATTTTGATTCAATATTCTCAAATGATGATGATTATGTGAAGATGAAATTAAAATATTTTGAGGGCGGAGATATAAAATCTAAATCTTTAAAAAATGATTCTATAAAAAGTGAAAGCAATAATAGTAAAGAAAAGAAAGAAATAAAAAAAGAAGAAGTAAAAGATAAAAAGGAAAAGAAAAAAAATAAAATATCAAAACAAAATGATGAATCTATTATAAGTACTTTACAGGAAGATGAGGCATTGCTTTATAATATAATAAAACAAAATGATAAAATACATATTGATGAAGTTATAGAGGAAAGCAAAATGAAAGTGCAGACTGTAACTTCTATGCTGATGCAATTAGAGATAAAAGGAATTATAAAGCAGCTTTCAGGAAAATATTATACTATAGAAAAATAA
- a CDS encoding tetratricopeptide repeat protein, giving the protein MEVIFKYFTLIICFLSIISCDKQVIFNRFNLNRAYNLYEKGKNADDDKALLEITSTYNDIINQKIYAQDRLASVYRTLGERSLVKQQYGYSAKYFNEALKILPNSPYLRYGLGLSYANLAESADTQEKKSNFIQRAESNITFAISKDPNNANYYAALASLQGIQKENYEEAFENIKKAVEMSPDNADYLMLLARIQYSRGNYNEAVTAYRKILNLPVENNVKETVLKNIEQIIGQRN; this is encoded by the coding sequence ATGGAAGTAATTTTTAAATATTTTACATTAATAATTTGTTTTTTATCTATCATATCATGTGATAAACAGGTAATTTTTAATAGGTTTAATTTAAATAGAGCCTATAATTTATATGAAAAAGGAAAAAATGCAGATGATGATAAAGCTCTGCTTGAAATAACTTCCACTTACAATGACATTATAAATCAGAAAATATATGCTCAGGATAGACTAGCATCTGTATATAGAACATTGGGAGAAAGAAGTTTGGTAAAACAGCAGTATGGATATTCAGCAAAATATTTTAATGAGGCTTTAAAAATACTGCCTAATAGCCCATATTTAAGATATGGATTAGGTTTATCTTATGCCAATTTAGCAGAAAGTGCTGATACTCAGGAGAAAAAAAGCAATTTCATACAAAGAGCTGAAAGTAATATAACTTTTGCTATAAGTAAAGATCCTAATAATGCAAATTATTATGCTGCTTTAGCTTCATTACAGGGAATACAAAAAGAAAATTATGAAGAAGCATTTGAAAATATAAAAAAAGCTGTTGAAATGAGTCCTGATAATGCAGATTATTTAATGTTATTAGCAAGAATACAATATAGCAGGGGAAATTATAATGAAGCTGTAACAGCTTATAGAAAAATACTCAATCTGCCTGTTGAAAATAATGTAAAAGAAACAGTGTTAAAAAATATTGAGCAAATTATAGGACAGAGAAATTGA